From a region of the Paenibacillus lutimineralis genome:
- a CDS encoding glycoside hydrolase family 13 protein has protein sequence MKKTWWKESVVYQIYPRSFQDSNGDGIGDIPGIISRLDYLQKLGVDVIWLCPVYESPNDDNGYDISNYRGIMDEFGTVEDWERLLDGLHSRGMKLIMDLVVNHTSDEHAWFVESRKSKDNPYRDYYVWRDGKDGKEPNNWASIFSGSAWKYDETTDQYFLHLFSKKQPDLNWENEKVRREVYDLMTWWLDKGIDGFRMDVINMISKVEGLPDGEGESKYKDGGKYFMNGPRIHEFLQEMNQEVLSKYDVMTVGETPGVSPEEAALYVGEDRGELSMVFQFESMDIDSGPGGKWFVTPWKLLDFKRIMSKWQTDLEGKGWNSLFLNNHDQPRMVSRFGDDGKYRKESAKMLGTLLHTMQGTPFIYQGEELGMTNVKFATIEEYQDIETHNMFNEHRETGRSVEDIMASIYSKGRDNARTPMQWDATAHGGFTAGTPWLVVNPNYKQINAEEAVADPDSIFHYYRRLIELRKQHEVIVYGKYELLLEDHEHIYAYTRTLGDERLLVILNFFADPMTFELPASVGYRSYERLIGNYELLEGTRLEQMELRPYEAQVLRLS, from the coding sequence ATGAAGAAGACATGGTGGAAGGAAAGCGTTGTATATCAGATATATCCGCGCAGTTTCCAGGACAGCAACGGGGATGGGATCGGCGATATTCCGGGGATTATTTCAAGACTGGATTATTTGCAGAAGCTGGGAGTAGATGTGATCTGGCTATGTCCGGTCTACGAGTCGCCGAACGACGATAACGGCTACGACATTAGCAACTATCGGGGAATTATGGATGAGTTCGGTACGGTAGAAGATTGGGAGCGTCTGCTTGACGGCCTGCATAGCCGCGGAATGAAGCTGATTATGGATTTGGTAGTGAACCATACCTCGGACGAGCATGCCTGGTTCGTTGAATCTCGCAAGTCCAAGGATAATCCTTACCGTGATTATTATGTTTGGCGTGATGGCAAGGATGGCAAGGAGCCGAACAACTGGGCTTCTATCTTCAGCGGTTCGGCCTGGAAATACGATGAGACGACAGACCAGTACTTTCTGCACCTCTTCTCCAAGAAACAGCCGGATTTGAACTGGGAGAATGAGAAGGTACGCCGTGAGGTGTATGATTTGATGACCTGGTGGCTAGATAAAGGCATCGACGGATTCCGGATGGACGTCATCAATATGATCAGCAAAGTTGAAGGCTTACCGGACGGAGAAGGGGAAAGCAAGTACAAGGACGGCGGCAAATATTTCATGAATGGTCCGCGTATCCATGAATTCCTGCAGGAGATGAATCAAGAAGTACTGTCGAAATATGATGTGATGACCGTTGGCGAGACGCCGGGAGTATCTCCAGAGGAAGCGGCGCTCTATGTAGGTGAGGATCGCGGCGAGCTCAGCATGGTGTTCCAGTTCGAATCGATGGACATTGACTCAGGCCCAGGCGGCAAATGGTTCGTAACGCCGTGGAAGCTGCTCGACTTCAAGCGCATTATGAGCAAGTGGCAGACGGACCTTGAAGGGAAGGGCTGGAACAGCCTGTTTCTGAACAATCATGACCAGCCGCGAATGGTATCCCGCTTCGGCGATGACGGCAAATACCGCAAGGAATCAGCTAAAATGCTTGGTACGCTGCTTCATACGATGCAGGGCACACCGTTTATTTATCAGGGCGAAGAGCTCGGCATGACTAATGTGAAGTTCGCAACGATTGAAGAGTATCAGGATATCGAGACGCATAATATGTTCAATGAACATCGCGAAACAGGCCGCTCGGTCGAAGATATTATGGCTTCCATCTATAGCAAAGGTCGCGATAATGCCCGTACGCCGATGCAATGGGATGCAACAGCGCATGGCGGCTTTACAGCCGGGACACCTTGGCTTGTCGTTAATCCAAATTATAAACAGATCAATGCCGAAGAGGCCGTGGCTGATCCGGATTCTATTTTCCATTACTATCGTCGCCTGATTGAGCTGCGCAAACAGCATGAAGTGATTGTCTACGGCAAATACGAGCTCCTGCTGGAGGATCATGAGCATATTTATGCATATACTCGCACTTTGGGCGATGAACGGCTGCTGGTGATTCTTAACTTCTTCGCTGACCCCATGACTTTCGAACTGCCTGCATCCGTAGGTTACCGTTCCTACGAGCGGCTGATTGGCAACTATGAATTACTCGAGGGAACACGGCTTGAGCAAATGGAGCTTCGCCCATACGAGGCTCAGGTATTGAGATTAAGCTAA
- a CDS encoding carbohydrate ABC transporter permease: protein MKTRNSTNWLITALITLGSLVILFPLYMTVSIALKNPEEMAQSIFALPTGLHFDNFTRAIEATNFFSAFKNSFVITLFSVSFVLLTNSLVSYAVARNMNHKFFKGLYFYFISAMFIPFQIIMLPVVKLTTDLRMNNIPGLIILYIVYGLAFNIFVYVGYIRSIPLELEEAATVDGATTYGTFWRIIFPLLAPINATVAILSCLSTWNDFMLPLIILSKPESYTLPLVQYVFQGQFSTDFNLAFASYLLALAPMVIVYIFAQKWIINGITQGAVKS from the coding sequence ATGAAAACCAGAAACTCCACCAATTGGCTCATAACAGCCCTGATTACCCTCGGTTCGCTCGTTATTCTATTTCCGCTGTATATGACCGTATCTATTGCATTGAAAAATCCAGAAGAGATGGCTCAATCGATCTTCGCTCTGCCGACGGGACTGCACTTCGACAACTTCACCCGTGCGATCGAAGCGACGAATTTCTTCTCGGCGTTTAAGAACAGCTTCGTTATTACGCTCTTCTCGGTGAGCTTTGTACTCTTGACCAACTCGTTAGTGTCGTATGCCGTAGCGCGTAATATGAACCATAAGTTCTTCAAAGGCTTGTATTTCTACTTCATCAGCGCGATGTTCATTCCGTTCCAGATCATTATGCTGCCGGTTGTGAAGCTGACGACTGATCTGAGAATGAACAACATTCCTGGCTTGATCATTCTGTATATCGTTTATGGACTCGCCTTTAATATTTTCGTCTATGTTGGTTATATCCGCTCCATCCCATTAGAGCTGGAGGAAGCAGCAACGGTTGACGGCGCAACGACGTACGGAACCTTCTGGCGGATTATTTTCCCGCTGCTTGCGCCGATTAATGCGACAGTCGCCATTCTGAGCTGTCTGTCCACATGGAACGATTTCATGCTGCCGCTCATTATTCTGAGCAAACCGGAATCGTATACACTTCCTCTGGTGCAGTATGTATTCCAGGGCCAATTCAGCACGGATTTCAACCTGGCCTTTGCCTCTTACCTGCTAGCGCTGGCACCGATGGTGATCGTATATATCTTCGCGCAGAAGTGGATTATTAACGGAATCACTCAAGGCGCTGTAAAGTCATAA